In Candidatus Dormiibacterota bacterium, one DNA window encodes the following:
- a CDS encoding PP2C family protein-serine/threonine phosphatase, with translation MTTAIATDPGPTSVEKLAAREPVRDDVLTSEDRRAAEILVRHLFAHEGHHIDGLEYAVTFRLAAGHVGGDIVDVYHFDNGSVAFAIADVSGKGAQAAVHAALIKFGLRCYASEGLTPERTLRSLDRVFIENNAFERSEQFASVFFAVLDDRRRSLTYACAGHEPVFLIAPGKKPIVLAPTAPLVGVFDDQHHLFRQRQIPVEPGTLLIATTDGITEARSPKGDFFGMDRLAKVLAGNVDASVSDQLKELLANTERFTRGRFHDDIAAFAVRVL, from the coding sequence ATGACCACGGCCATCGCGACCGATCCCGGACCCACGTCAGTTGAGAAGTTGGCTGCGCGCGAGCCGGTGCGGGACGACGTACTCACCTCCGAAGATCGGCGTGCGGCGGAAATTCTCGTACGGCATCTTTTTGCGCACGAAGGCCATCACATCGATGGCCTCGAGTATGCGGTGACGTTCCGCCTGGCTGCGGGGCATGTCGGCGGCGATATCGTCGACGTCTACCACTTCGATAATGGGAGCGTCGCTTTCGCGATCGCCGATGTTTCCGGCAAGGGTGCGCAAGCGGCCGTTCATGCTGCCCTGATCAAGTTTGGCTTACGCTGCTACGCCTCCGAGGGGCTTACGCCCGAGCGCACGTTACGCTCGCTCGATCGCGTATTCATCGAGAACAATGCCTTTGAACGCAGCGAGCAATTCGCAAGCGTATTTTTCGCGGTGCTCGACGATCGGCGACGGTCGCTCACGTATGCTTGCGCGGGTCACGAGCCGGTGTTTCTCATCGCACCCGGTAAGAAACCCATCGTACTCGCTCCAACCGCACCGCTCGTCGGCGTTTTCGACGACCAGCACCATCTCTTTCGCCAACGCCAGATTCCGGTCGAACCCGGGACGCTCCTCATCGCAACGACCGACGGCATTACCGAAGCGCGCTCGCCGAAGGGCGATTTTTTCGGCATGGATCGGCTTGCCAAAGTCTTGGCCGGTAATGTGGATGCATCGGTTTCGGATCAGCTCAAAGAGTTGCTCGCAAACACCGAGCGCTTTACTCGCGGTCGTTTCCACGACGACATCGCTGCCTTCGCCGTCCGCGTTCTCTAG
- a CDS encoding GNAT family N-acetyltransferase has product MSRSWQQARALALTAELADAPPDLERHRIEGALVETTRSYPGYYFGNRFVLDEAPTAGSLDAWMARYRECFAWRSAGYPTVFSWYEPHGNATSIGLNGIDVQVMYAACDGLPAQHLALETGRIIAFSGDRHWEQLVDLELAAYSYGKTFTRWRASSFRALMDAGRGTYYGIVDDDGALLCAAGGYYRDEVARFAGVITSEEHRGRGLASALITEVLSRMRGRAKTQVIVAERGSKAAALYESLGFSPFCDSHSLQIGPPEAI; this is encoded by the coding sequence ATGTCCCGATCATGGCAGCAAGCTCGCGCGCTCGCGCTCACGGCCGAACTCGCCGATGCTCCGCCCGATCTGGAGCGCCATCGTATCGAAGGCGCGCTTGTAGAAACGACCAGAAGCTATCCGGGATATTATTTCGGCAACCGCTTCGTCCTCGACGAGGCCCCGACTGCCGGGAGCCTCGATGCATGGATGGCTCGCTATCGTGAATGTTTTGCGTGGCGCAGCGCAGGGTACCCGACCGTCTTCTCCTGGTACGAACCACACGGAAATGCGACGAGCATCGGCCTAAACGGCATTGACGTGCAGGTGATGTATGCAGCCTGCGACGGCTTGCCGGCTCAGCATCTCGCCCTCGAGACGGGGCGAATCATCGCTTTCTCGGGCGATCGCCACTGGGAACAGCTCGTCGACCTGGAGCTTGCGGCATATTCGTACGGAAAGACGTTTACGCGCTGGCGTGCATCGAGCTTTCGTGCATTGATGGATGCGGGGCGAGGCACCTACTACGGCATCGTCGATGACGACGGCGCGCTCCTGTGCGCCGCCGGAGGCTACTATCGCGACGAAGTTGCCCGCTTTGCCGGCGTCATCACCAGCGAGGAACATCGTGGCCGCGGCCTTGCGAGCGCGCTCATCACCGAGGTGCTCTCACGCATGCGCGGGCGCGCGAAGACACAAGTAATCGTTGCTGAACGCGGCTCTAAGGCAGCCGCGCTTTACGAATCCCTCGGCTTCTCGCCGTTCTGCGACAGCCATTCGCTGCAGATAGGCCCTCCCGAGGCGATCTAG
- a CDS encoding aldose 1-epimerase family protein has translation MPRLFGREYSALELSERTGRSEQVAGIRPFDFGDGRARGVRAFDVRSGAGLRLTSVADRALDVCALEFRGIPLVWHGPGGLAAPQYYQPEAEDFARNFFGGLFTTCGLSSFGPPGSDAYGSFGMHGRVNHLPAEDIATRTIWDGDACRFEIAGRVSEAQMFGENLTLARTLRVELGANRLALHDVVTNDGGTRRPHMLLYHCNMGFPLLDADARLAISQRAMHPRDEQAERGLSEWNHGGEPDPQFAEQVFIHEPVACADGFARAVMVNRALDDGRGVALVIRYDIAQLPALFTWRMLGVNTYVMGIEPANCPTIEGRIEAGKRGTLPFLEPGESRSYDIVFEVLSGAEEIDRTLAMLR, from the coding sequence TTGCCACGGCTGTTTGGCCGCGAATATTCCGCGCTAGAGCTCTCGGAGCGCACCGGCCGTTCCGAGCAAGTCGCCGGGATTCGTCCGTTTGATTTTGGCGACGGACGGGCGCGGGGCGTACGTGCGTTTGACGTGCGCAGCGGTGCCGGGCTGCGGCTTACCAGCGTGGCCGATCGCGCGCTGGATGTATGCGCGCTGGAGTTCCGCGGCATACCGCTGGTGTGGCACGGCCCCGGCGGTCTCGCAGCGCCGCAATACTATCAGCCGGAAGCAGAAGACTTCGCGCGCAATTTCTTCGGCGGTCTCTTTACGACGTGCGGCTTGAGTAGCTTTGGTCCGCCGGGCAGCGATGCGTACGGAAGTTTCGGAATGCACGGCCGCGTGAACCACCTGCCCGCGGAGGACATCGCAACGCGGACGATATGGGACGGCGATGCATGCAGGTTCGAGATTGCGGGACGCGTCTCGGAAGCGCAGATGTTCGGCGAAAACCTGACGCTCGCGCGCACGTTACGTGTGGAGCTCGGCGCGAATCGCCTTGCCTTGCACGACGTCGTCACCAACGATGGCGGAACGCGCCGCCCTCACATGCTGCTCTATCACTGCAATATGGGTTTCCCGCTCTTAGATGCCGACGCGCGGCTGGCAATATCGCAGCGAGCGATGCACCCTCGCGACGAACAGGCCGAGCGCGGCCTGAGCGAGTGGAACCACGGCGGAGAGCCCGATCCGCAGTTTGCCGAGCAGGTGTTCATTCACGAACCCGTTGCGTGCGCGGATGGCTTCGCGCGGGCCGTTATGGTGAACCGGGCGCTGGATGATGGGCGCGGAGTCGCGCTGGTGATTCGGTACGACATCGCGCAGTTGCCCGCGCTCTTTACCTGGCGAATGCTCGGGGTGAATACGTACGTGATGGGCATCGAGCCGGCCAACTGCCCGACGATCGAAGGCCGCATCGAGGCCGGCAAACGCGGTACGCTTCCGTTTCTCGAACCGGGCGAGAGCCGTTCGTACGACATCGTCTTCGAGGTATTGAGCGGTGCGGAGGAGATCGACCGGACGCTCGCAATGCTTCGATAA
- a CDS encoding SDR family oxidoreductase translates to MQLSDRVAIVTGGDTGIGKAIALEFARGGASVVIDYVGDATPASAVVSEIEGLGGKAYAVAADISNEGDVSQLLQQTIARYGGIDILVNNAGIEQKQPFLQTPLEVWNKVIAINLTGTWLCSQAAAQQMVQQKRGGRIINISSVHEDLAMPTNAPYCASKGGIRMLMRTIAIELAQYGITVNDVCPGAVETPMDAKLESDHPEYEVLLSEIPLRRMAKPGEIAALCTFLASDAGAYITGASYVIDGGMTRQSGSL, encoded by the coding sequence ATGCAATTGTCCGATAGGGTAGCCATCGTCACCGGCGGTGACACGGGCATCGGCAAAGCGATCGCGCTTGAATTTGCTCGCGGAGGGGCCAGCGTCGTGATCGATTACGTCGGCGATGCAACGCCGGCGTCGGCGGTGGTTAGCGAAATCGAGGGCCTCGGCGGCAAAGCCTATGCCGTCGCGGCCGATATCAGCAACGAAGGCGACGTGAGCCAGTTGCTGCAACAAACGATCGCGCGGTACGGCGGAATCGACATCTTGGTGAACAATGCCGGTATCGAGCAGAAGCAGCCGTTCCTCCAAACGCCGCTCGAGGTGTGGAATAAGGTGATCGCCATCAATCTCACCGGGACGTGGCTATGCTCGCAAGCGGCGGCGCAACAGATGGTTCAACAGAAGCGTGGCGGCCGCATTATCAATATATCTTCGGTACACGAAGACCTCGCAATGCCGACTAACGCACCTTACTGCGCGTCGAAAGGCGGCATTCGGATGCTGATGCGTACGATTGCCATCGAACTCGCGCAATATGGCATTACCGTCAACGACGTGTGCCCCGGCGCCGTGGAGACGCCCATGGATGCGAAGCTCGAGAGCGACCATCCCGAGTATGAGGTGCTCCTGAGCGAGATACCGTTGCGGCGAATGGCCAAGCCGGGCGAGATCGCCGCACTGTGCACGTTTCTCGCATCCGATGCCGGTGCGTATATTACCGGTGCTTCGTACGTGATCGACGGCGGAATGACCAGGCAGTCGGGGAGCCTGTAA
- a CDS encoding sigma-70 family RNA polymerase sigma factor, which yields MVAVSIAPSSSSLEALFAEQYPRLVAIAYRVLGDRADAEDVAQEAFMQFVRTHREPVPAAAGWLSIAVAHRALNLIRSRKRRIARELAEFRLRRPLLHEAQAAMDPLALLDRDQMQLVVRAALLRLRPHDAELLALRYGGSTYREIAQTLGIDTAQIGTRLARAERALKKEIERATLR from the coding sequence GTGGTAGCCGTCTCTATCGCACCATCATCGTCAAGCCTCGAAGCGCTCTTTGCGGAGCAGTATCCCCGGCTGGTCGCTATCGCGTACCGCGTCCTCGGCGATCGCGCCGATGCCGAGGACGTCGCGCAAGAAGCCTTCATGCAATTCGTCCGCACGCACCGCGAGCCCGTGCCTGCCGCCGCCGGTTGGCTGAGCATCGCGGTGGCCCATCGCGCACTCAACCTCATCCGATCGCGCAAACGGCGCATCGCGCGGGAACTCGCGGAGTTTCGGCTCCGCCGCCCGCTCCTACACGAAGCCCAGGCTGCCATGGACCCGCTCGCGCTCCTGGATCGGGATCAGATGCAACTCGTCGTCCGCGCGGCGCTGCTCCGTCTTCGTCCGCACGATGCGGAGCTGCTCGCGCTGCGCTACGGCGGATCCACCTACCGCGAGATCGCCCAAACTCTCGGGATCGACACCGCCCAGATCGGGACGCGGCTCGCGCGAGCGGAACGCGCCCTCAAAAAGGAAATCGAACGTGCAACACTACGATGA
- a CDS encoding ABC transporter ATP-binding protein, producing the protein MPTASASLAVGAVALAKRYGTVTALSDLTLRVERGSIFGFLGANGAGKTTAVKMLLGLVRPTSGTAHVLGAPIGDRETRRRIGYLPELFRYPEWLSAREVLAFHASLLGTNAAQRTPDIARALTAVGLSERADDRVATYSKGMQQRLGLGVALLGNPALVVLDEPTSALDPLGRYDVRALLAGLRERGTTVFLNSHLLTEVELVCDRIAIVKSGRVISSGTREEILGEQRGLRIRARADGVSLHATLASFGDVTESNGAIVLRDVAHERTPEIVAALVTARARVYAVEPIVQTLEERFIELAGSP; encoded by the coding sequence TTGCCGACAGCCTCCGCTAGCCTTGCCGTCGGTGCCGTGGCGCTCGCAAAGCGCTACGGCACCGTTACGGCATTGAGCGACCTGACATTGCGCGTCGAACGCGGCTCCATTTTCGGCTTTCTCGGCGCGAACGGCGCCGGAAAGACGACGGCGGTGAAGATGTTGCTGGGCTTGGTCCGCCCAACGTCCGGAACCGCGCACGTGTTGGGTGCGCCGATCGGCGATCGTGAAACGCGACGACGTATCGGCTACTTGCCGGAGCTCTTTCGCTATCCCGAGTGGCTGAGCGCGCGAGAGGTGCTCGCGTTCCACGCCTCACTGCTGGGCACGAACGCGGCGCAGCGTACGCCGGATATCGCTCGCGCACTCACCGCCGTAGGATTGAGCGAGCGCGCAGACGATCGGGTCGCGACGTATTCGAAGGGCATGCAACAGCGTCTAGGCCTGGGCGTTGCGCTGCTCGGCAATCCCGCGCTCGTCGTCCTCGACGAGCCCACCTCCGCGCTCGACCCCCTCGGGCGCTACGACGTGCGGGCGCTCCTGGCCGGGCTACGCGAGCGCGGTACCACCGTCTTTCTCAATTCGCATTTGCTGACCGAGGTGGAACTCGTCTGCGATCGCATCGCGATCGTGAAATCCGGAAGGGTCATCTCAAGCGGCACGCGTGAGGAGATTCTCGGCGAGCAACGAGGCCTGCGCATTCGCGCGCGAGCGGACGGCGTTTCGCTACATGCGACGCTCGCGTCGTTCGGGGACGTCACCGAAAGCAACGGCGCGATCGTGCTCCGCGACGTCGCGCACGAGCGCACGCCCGAGATCGTCGCAGCGCTCGTAACGGCGCGGGCCCGCGTCTATGCCGTCGAACCGATCGTCCAGACACTTGAAGAACGATTTATCGAACTCGCGGGGTCGCCGTGA
- a CDS encoding ABC transporter permease — protein MITIAWMTVREMVRRRFAIAALLGTLALVALTGWGLQHIHTIHKQHGVALSPLEVRAVTAALVPLIAYLFSFILAFAAIVLGATMLSAEIESGVLLPVLARPISHGAVVVGKALGLGALLCAYAAISGGLEFAVIDAVTGYQPPHPIAAIAALAALAIVMLCLTLAVASRLQTVATSIVAVVGFGVSWIVGIVASFGPVYHNETLLRIGVISQLLLPSDALWRVAVYQLQPVVLVAQFGLSGWPGPFFVLSPPPPAMLAWSVVWVVAVTAIAVRSFATRDV, from the coding sequence GTGATTACCATCGCATGGATGACCGTTCGCGAGATGGTTCGCCGGCGCTTCGCGATCGCGGCACTTCTCGGCACGCTCGCGCTGGTAGCGTTAACGGGCTGGGGCTTGCAGCACATCCATACCATCCATAAGCAGCATGGAGTCGCGCTCAGCCCGCTGGAGGTTCGCGCCGTTACCGCGGCGTTGGTGCCGCTCATCGCCTATCTCTTCAGCTTTATCCTGGCATTTGCCGCAATCGTGTTGGGCGCGACGATGCTCTCGGCGGAAATAGAATCGGGCGTATTGCTGCCGGTGCTCGCGCGCCCGATTTCACACGGGGCGGTGGTGGTGGGAAAGGCGCTCGGGCTCGGCGCGCTCTTGTGCGCGTACGCCGCAATCTCCGGCGGCCTGGAATTTGCGGTGATCGATGCGGTCACCGGCTACCAGCCGCCGCACCCCATCGCCGCAATCGCTGCGCTCGCGGCGCTCGCGATCGTGATGCTCTGCCTAACGCTGGCGGTCGCATCTCGGCTGCAAACCGTTGCCACCAGCATCGTTGCGGTCGTCGGATTCGGCGTATCCTGGATCGTAGGCATCGTCGCGAGCTTCGGCCCGGTCTACCACAACGAAACGCTGCTGCGTATCGGCGTCATCTCGCAGCTGCTGCTGCCGTCGGATGCCTTGTGGCGCGTTGCCGTCTACCAGCTCCAGCCGGTTGTCCTAGTCGCGCAATTCGGGTTGAGCGGCTGGCCGGGGCCCTTCTTCGTGCTCTCGCCGCCTCCGCCGGCAATGCTGGCGTGGAGCGTCGTGTGGGTGGTGGCCGTCACCGCGATCGCCGTGCGCAGCTTCGCCACCCGCGACGTCTAG
- a CDS encoding carboxypeptidase regulatory-like domain-containing protein translates to MEYSKQLRITIIALLFALSACSGSQGTGSNGLMPVAPRSITTKDTLGGIPTSSIGILLTDAPPRIGNLSPSAINIGIDSVAVISDGVKTTLASYPTPYVVNVLAAQTDPSSIGIGSVFNGFYQQLQFVIDVKSSGVVANNVTYPLDFLTNAETQSTVGAGKTTQTTSVSPGTVAMTITAPFMVGDNPAEDVIADFNALESIAQQSDGSLVARPTLFAVPTVEAGKIAGTVLSSSGTPVYGATVVAFDSNGNVANTVDTDTDGTFTMHTIIGGTYHVVIFNNYTTASGQQLSASGQSSTGSILNGPTVNVTAGATTQVGTIQD, encoded by the coding sequence GTGGAATATTCAAAGCAACTTCGTATCACCATCATCGCTTTGCTCTTTGCGCTTTCGGCGTGCAGCGGTTCGCAAGGCACCGGCTCGAACGGTCTTATGCCCGTCGCGCCGCGTTCCATCACGACGAAAGATACGCTCGGCGGCATCCCGACGTCGTCGATTGGGATTCTGTTGACCGACGCGCCGCCGCGCATCGGAAACTTATCGCCGTCGGCTATCAACATCGGTATCGATAGCGTCGCGGTGATCTCGGATGGGGTGAAGACGACACTTGCTTCCTACCCGACGCCGTACGTTGTGAACGTGTTGGCGGCGCAAACCGATCCGTCTTCAATTGGGATCGGCAGCGTGTTCAACGGGTTCTATCAGCAACTGCAATTCGTCATCGATGTGAAATCCAGCGGCGTGGTAGCAAACAACGTCACGTATCCGCTCGATTTCCTCACCAACGCCGAAACACAGAGTACCGTCGGCGCTGGAAAAACGACGCAGACGACGTCCGTATCGCCCGGTACGGTGGCTATGACCATCACGGCGCCGTTCATGGTCGGAGATAATCCCGCCGAGGACGTTATCGCCGACTTCAACGCGCTCGAATCGATCGCTCAGCAGAGCGACGGTTCGCTCGTGGCTCGTCCGACGCTCTTCGCGGTCCCGACCGTAGAGGCCGGAAAGATCGCCGGAACCGTGCTCAGTTCATCGGGAACGCCCGTGTATGGCGCTACGGTTGTAGCGTTTGACTCGAATGGCAACGTCGCCAATACGGTCGATACGGATACCGACGGTACGTTTACGATGCACACCATCATCGGCGGTACCTATCACGTGGTGATCTTCAACAACTACACGACCGCAAGCGGCCAGCAATTGTCCGCAAGCGGCCAGAGTTCAACCGGGTCGATACTGAACGGTCCGACGGTGAACGTCACGGCCGGCGCAACAACGCAAGTCGGAACGATCCAGGACTAG
- a CDS encoding GreA/GreB family elongation factor has product MSRAFVKDDDSGPEPIVPRPVSEAPNYVTPRGYALLERALEAAQAAADEREVQYYRQRLDSAIVVRPSIRVKRVIEFGATVTAHDATGASLTIRIVGEDEADPTQGLVSWESPIAKAFTDHRVGDRVVVQRPAGPLAYTIDDVHYE; this is encoded by the coding sequence ATGAGCCGAGCGTTCGTAAAAGATGACGACAGCGGCCCCGAGCCGATCGTCCCTCGCCCCGTCAGCGAGGCCCCGAACTACGTGACCCCGCGCGGCTACGCCTTACTCGAGCGCGCGCTCGAGGCCGCGCAGGCTGCGGCGGACGAACGCGAAGTGCAGTATTACCGGCAACGCTTGGATAGCGCGATCGTCGTCAGACCGTCGATCCGTGTGAAGCGGGTCATCGAATTCGGGGCAACGGTAACCGCGCACGACGCCACGGGCGCTTCGCTGACCATCCGCATCGTCGGCGAAGACGAAGCCGACCCGACGCAGGGTTTGGTGAGTTGGGAATCTCCGATCGCGAAAGCGTTTACGGACCATCGCGTCGGCGATCGCGTGGTCGTGCAGCGGCCCGCGGGACCGCTCGCCTACACGATCGACGACGTCCACTACGAATGA